In Nonomuraea muscovyensis, the following proteins share a genomic window:
- a CDS encoding GNAT family N-acetyltransferase — MTAKLPTPVVLENDVVRLEPLALSHVPDLFAAGGGDDDVWRWLPVATPRSESELAQIARDLVADDAHVPFAVVVRESGRAVGWTAYADVPGFAESIEIGWTWYGRSVWRTAVNTSCKLLLIDHAFDKLGHNRVLLKTDVLNTRSQDAIRRIGGVHEGTLRRHRRRPDGTWRDTVYFGILEEEWPGHRARLGG; from the coding sequence CCCACGCCCGTGGTGCTCGAGAACGACGTCGTACGGCTCGAACCACTCGCCCTGTCCCACGTCCCCGACCTGTTCGCCGCCGGAGGCGGGGACGACGACGTCTGGCGCTGGCTCCCCGTCGCGACGCCGCGCAGCGAGTCCGAACTGGCGCAGATCGCCCGGGACCTGGTGGCCGACGACGCGCACGTGCCCTTCGCGGTCGTCGTCCGGGAGAGCGGCCGGGCCGTCGGCTGGACCGCCTACGCCGACGTGCCCGGCTTCGCCGAGAGCATCGAGATCGGCTGGACCTGGTACGGCCGGTCGGTCTGGCGCACCGCCGTGAACACCTCCTGCAAGCTCCTGCTGATCGACCACGCCTTCGACAAGCTCGGCCACAACAGGGTGCTCCTCAAGACCGACGTGCTCAACACCCGCTCGCAGGACGCGATCCGCCGCATCGGCGGCGTGCACGAGGGCACGCTGCGGCGCCACCGCAGGCGGCCCGACGGCACCTGGCGCGACACCGTCTATTTCGGCATCCTCGAAGAGGAGTGGCCCGGGCACCGGGCCCGGCTGGGCGGCTAG
- a CDS encoding nSTAND1 domain-containing NTPase has product MTDRLGGYWLGARLGGRAHEVYDEPGVRRVLTRLSPPLDAGDRAAVEAAGRVRSLRVAALTDSLLDGATPYVVGEYVEGLSVREAVARHGPFAGDDLYRLATATATALAAVHEAGTAHGRLTPDRVLLTAEGPRVVGLGVPPRDRTPADDVRDWGELMLRAAGDSAVPDRLCVERALSELVMAARGDDPAWRPDARRLLVSLLDAPSSQQGTLLPPEPVHDPPLGARAETVYLRLDRTEQDLAPEIFLRLVGLDAAGIEGRRAAARARLVSGRTPDQTAAVDRVLAAYEEEGLLTRAGPPDLDPHPHLPDRPQVTSHDGRGDGDGQGDGPVVVAYGALLRAWPRLREWVDAERAGLPVHEELAAAARRWEGDGWREADLFRGEALDRALDWAANGRRRLTLTSVERAFLDAGLTRTRRQGRRRRTAVTALLSAALVVTLLAVVAAVRRGGAAEERLETAMARVAASRADELRPGHPVAASRLALAAWLLSPVAEARGALARAAADPAVDVFADPYAGSGSVYALSLDGGRLAALGDGVVRVYDVRSRRQVARAAAPAQSVRAMAWSPDGRTLALVGVDRSYLWDTASDAEVGPPFGRGLGPPGQQAAWFSPGGRLLFAAARQSGERWGWDLRARRAAFAGEYAVVGPDDRVALVFAGRRSQLRRLDTGARVERAWLDRMPWEYTTFAPDGERVAIAEESGVQIYGLDGVPALPARLRPSPGVPRFSPDGRLLAATDSARVRLWRIADGTLLVDRPIPPAAADRPAQAAPTADGRWLRVLAGRGTVLTLDAAHAVDTTDPARVAASLCARHGGPSPAEWARHLPELPHREVCGG; this is encoded by the coding sequence ATGACTGACCGGCTGGGAGGCTACTGGCTCGGCGCCCGGCTCGGCGGGCGCGCCCACGAGGTCTACGACGAGCCGGGCGTCCGCCGGGTGCTCACCCGGCTGTCCCCGCCCCTGGACGCCGGCGACCGCGCCGCGGTCGAGGCTGCCGGGCGGGTGCGCTCCCTGCGGGTCGCCGCGCTGACCGATTCCCTCCTGGACGGCGCGACCCCGTACGTGGTCGGCGAGTACGTCGAGGGGCTGAGCGTGCGGGAGGCGGTGGCCCGGCACGGGCCCTTCGCCGGCGACGACCTCTACCGGCTGGCCACCGCCACGGCCACCGCCCTGGCCGCCGTGCACGAGGCGGGCACGGCGCACGGCAGGCTCACGCCGGACCGGGTGCTGCTGACCGCCGAGGGGCCGCGGGTCGTCGGGCTCGGCGTCCCGCCCCGTGACCGTACGCCGGCTGACGACGTACGCGACTGGGGCGAGCTGATGCTCCGCGCCGCCGGCGACTCGGCGGTGCCCGACCGATTATGCGTCGAACGGGCGCTGTCCGAGCTGGTCATGGCGGCGCGCGGCGACGATCCCGCGTGGCGGCCGGACGCGCGCCGGCTGCTGGTGTCGCTGCTCGACGCGCCCTCGTCGCAGCAGGGCACGCTCCTTCCGCCCGAGCCGGTGCACGACCCGCCGCTGGGGGCCCGCGCGGAGACGGTGTACCTCCGGCTGGATCGGACGGAGCAGGACCTGGCGCCGGAGATCTTCCTGCGGCTGGTCGGCCTGGACGCCGCCGGGATCGAGGGCCGCCGGGCCGCCGCCCGCGCCCGGCTGGTCTCCGGCCGCACGCCCGACCAGACCGCCGCCGTAGACCGGGTGCTGGCGGCGTACGAGGAGGAGGGCCTGCTCACCCGGGCCGGACCGCCGGACCTCGACCCTCACCCTCACCTCCCCGACCGGCCGCAGGTCACGTCGCACGACGGGCGCGGTGATGGTGACGGGCAGGGTGACGGGCCGGTGGTGGTGGCGTACGGGGCGCTGCTGCGGGCCTGGCCGCGGTTGCGCGAATGGGTGGACGCCGAGCGCGCCGGCCTGCCCGTGCACGAGGAGCTGGCCGCGGCGGCGCGGCGGTGGGAGGGGGACGGGTGGCGGGAGGCGGACCTGTTCCGGGGCGAGGCGCTGGACCGGGCGCTGGACTGGGCCGCGAACGGGCGGCGGCGGTTGACGCTGACATCGGTGGAGCGGGCGTTCCTGGACGCCGGGCTGACCCGGACCCGGCGGCAGGGGCGCCGCCGGCGGACGGCCGTGACGGCGCTGCTGTCGGCGGCGCTGGTGGTGACGCTGCTGGCCGTGGTGGCCGCCGTCAGGCGGGGCGGCGCCGCCGAGGAACGGCTGGAGACCGCGATGGCCAGGGTGGCGGCGTCCCGCGCCGATGAGCTGCGGCCGGGTCACCCGGTGGCGGCGAGCAGGCTCGCGCTGGCGGCGTGGCTGCTGTCACCCGTCGCCGAGGCTCGCGGCGCGCTGGCCCGGGCGGCGGCTGATCCGGCCGTGGACGTGTTCGCCGACCCGTACGCCGGCTCGGGGTCGGTGTACGCGCTCAGCCTCGACGGCGGCCGGCTGGCGGCGCTGGGTGACGGCGTGGTGCGCGTGTACGACGTGCGCTCGCGCCGGCAGGTGGCGCGGGCGGCGGCGCCGGCGCAGAGCGTCAGGGCCATGGCGTGGTCGCCCGACGGGCGGACGCTGGCGCTCGTGGGCGTCGACCGGTCGTACCTGTGGGACACGGCCTCGGACGCCGAGGTCGGGCCGCCGTTCGGGCGCGGTCTCGGGCCGCCGGGGCAGCAGGCGGCGTGGTTCAGCCCGGGCGGCAGGCTGCTGTTCGCGGCGGCGCGCCAGTCGGGCGAGCGGTGGGGCTGGGACCTGCGGGCCCGGCGGGCGGCCTTCGCCGGCGAGTACGCGGTGGTGGGGCCGGACGACCGGGTGGCGCTGGTGTTCGCGGGCAGGCGCTCGCAGCTCAGGCGGCTCGACACGGGTGCCCGCGTGGAACGGGCGTGGCTGGACAGGATGCCGTGGGAGTACACGACATTCGCGCCCGACGGTGAGCGGGTGGCCATCGCCGAGGAGAGCGGGGTGCAGATCTACGGCCTGGACGGCGTTCCGGCGTTGCCGGCGCGGCTGCGCCCGTCGCCCGGGGTGCCGCGGTTCAGCCCGGACGGCCGGCTGCTGGCCGCCACCGACAGCGCCCGGGTACGGCTGTGGCGGATCGCGGACGGCACGCTGCTCGTCGACCGGCCGATCCCGCCCGCCGCCGCGGACCGCCCCGCCCAGGCCGCACCCACGGCGGACGGCCGGTGGCTGCGCGTACTCGCCGGGCGGGGCACGGTCCTCACGCTGGACGCGGCGCACGCCGTGGACACGACGGACCCGGCACGGGTGGCGGCCTCGCTCTGCGCCCGCCACGGCGGCCCCTCCCCCGCCGAATGGGCCCGCCATCTCCCGGAGCTCCCCCACCGCGAGGTGTGCGGCGGCTGA
- a CDS encoding TetR/AcrR family transcriptional regulator has translation MKRSDTVAEAAITLLAERGMRGLTHRAVDEAAGLPPGSTSNLARTRAALLELTLARLTSLEERALAPAMTGGLPSREELPDVLAEAVRVQIADRRRTLARYELALEATRRPELRAIYDRAGRRFRDPAVALLAAAGSRDPARHARQVVAFGEGMMFDAVAGAGTTPSRADLREAMRELLSGMLDRDPDTGGRRATRP, from the coding sequence GTGAAGCGTTCAGACACGGTCGCGGAGGCGGCGATCACGCTGCTGGCCGAGCGGGGGATGCGCGGGCTGACGCACCGGGCGGTCGACGAGGCCGCCGGCCTGCCACCGGGATCCACCTCCAACCTGGCCCGTACCCGCGCGGCCCTGCTCGAACTCACCCTGGCCCGCCTCACCTCCCTGGAGGAACGCGCCCTGGCCCCCGCCATGACCGGCGGCCTGCCGTCCCGCGAGGAGCTTCCCGACGTGCTGGCCGAGGCGGTGCGCGTCCAGATCGCCGACCGCCGGCGCACCCTGGCTCGCTACGAGCTCGCCCTGGAGGCGACGAGGCGGCCGGAGCTGCGCGCGATCTACGACCGGGCCGGCCGCCGCTTCCGCGACCCCGCCGTCGCCCTCCTCGCCGCCGCCGGCTCCCGCGACCCGGCGCGGCACGCGCGCCAGGTGGTGGCGTTCGGCGAGGGCATGATGTTCGACGCGGTCGCCGGCGCCGGCACCACGCCGTCCAGGGCCGACCTCCGCGAGGCCATGCGCGAACTCCTGTCCGGCATGCTCGACCGCGACCCGGACACGGGCGGCCGCCGCGCCACCCGTCCGTAG
- a CDS encoding FAD-dependent monooxygenase → MPEAVVIGAGVGGLAAGVALRRAGWDVTVLERAGRLENVGSGLAVAANALRALDTLGLGDRVRELSRVQGELGVRRWDGRWLVSTTEDRARELYGDSVVLMPRATLVGLLAEALGGERLRLGVEVTGVDADTGTVRTSPAEGADGGRTDAGRTNAGRAGAGRAGAGRGAAGHEGVGEVRADLVVAADGIHSATRRALFPGHPGPVYSGVTAWRGLVPRPDVPVASTETWGRGLVFGAHLLAGDLVYFYATDVSPPGAVHADEREELLRRFGGWHQPIPALLRASERERILRNDVHHFAAPLPAFHRGRVALLGDAAHPMTPNLGQGACQAIEDAVVLAHVAGEGRGLAAYTAARLDRTAAITRRGVSICRATRLRNPVAVRLRDTGMSLAARLRPDLMLRSMDEVLGWRPPASAANGREPAGPA, encoded by the coding sequence ATGCCGGAAGCAGTGGTGATCGGCGCAGGTGTGGGCGGGCTCGCGGCGGGCGTCGCGCTGCGCCGCGCGGGCTGGGACGTGACGGTGCTCGAACGCGCCGGACGGCTGGAGAACGTCGGTTCCGGGCTCGCCGTCGCGGCCAACGCGCTGCGGGCGCTCGACACGCTGGGGCTGGGCGACCGGGTGCGTGAGCTGTCCCGGGTGCAGGGCGAGCTGGGGGTGCGCCGGTGGGACGGCCGGTGGCTGGTGTCCACCACGGAGGACAGGGCGCGCGAGCTCTACGGCGACTCGGTGGTCCTCATGCCGCGCGCCACGCTCGTCGGGCTGCTCGCCGAGGCGCTGGGCGGGGAGCGGCTGCGGCTCGGCGTCGAGGTGACGGGGGTGGACGCGGACACCGGCACCGTGCGCACCTCACCGGCCGAGGGAGCGGACGGCGGGCGGACGGATGCCGGGCGAACGAATGCCGGGCGTGCGGGTGCCGGGCGTGCGGGTGCCGGGCGTGGAGCCGCCGGACACGAGGGGGTGGGTGAGGTGCGGGCCGATCTGGTCGTGGCCGCCGACGGGATCCACTCGGCGACGCGGCGCGCGCTCTTCCCCGGCCATCCCGGCCCGGTGTACTCCGGGGTGACGGCCTGGCGCGGGCTCGTGCCGCGCCCGGACGTGCCGGTGGCCAGCACGGAGACCTGGGGACGGGGGCTGGTCTTCGGCGCCCACCTGCTCGCCGGCGACCTCGTCTACTTCTACGCCACCGACGTCTCGCCCCCGGGCGCGGTGCACGCGGACGAGCGCGAGGAACTGCTGCGCAGGTTCGGCGGGTGGCACCAGCCGATCCCGGCGCTGCTGCGCGCGAGCGAGCGGGAACGGATTCTGCGCAACGACGTCCACCACTTCGCCGCTCCCCTGCCCGCCTTCCACCGGGGCCGGGTGGCTCTGCTGGGCGACGCCGCCCACCCGATGACCCCGAACCTCGGCCAGGGCGCCTGCCAGGCCATCGAGGACGCGGTCGTGCTCGCGCACGTGGCGGGCGAGGGCCGGGGGCTGGCGGCCTACACGGCCGCCAGGCTGGACCGGACGGCGGCCATCACCCGGCGCGGGGTGTCGATCTGCCGGGCGACCCGGCTGCGCAACCCCGTGGCGGTGCGCCTGCGCGACACCGGCATGAGTCTGGCCGCGCGGCTCAGGCCCGATCTGATGTTGCGCTCAATGGACGAGGTGCTGGGGTGGCGTCCACCGGCTTCGGCTGCGAATGGTCGGGAGCCAGCCGGCCCAGCGTGA
- a CDS encoding DMT family transporter produces MLIALVGALGYALGAALQQYEAVAQGASLKLVRRPRWWIGGAIGFTGACLHAVALSLAPLVAVQPISVATLVFAVPLAAFMYGRRPYRAEILGSVAVAVGLLWLMLLVPSHNVTPRLSDGAALGFVGVIGVIVLVAQLLANRLHGPGRALLLAVGAGATTASVSTFVRVVGGGLEGDLGRLLHWFTLAVPVLLVCAVVLLQRSYAVGYFGIAYAGVQVIDPITSVLAGAILLGEPLPASPSTAVPALLAGALTIGGTITLGRLAPDHSQPKPVDATPAPRPLSATSDRA; encoded by the coding sequence ATGCTCATCGCCCTCGTGGGCGCGTTGGGATACGCGCTCGGGGCGGCGTTACAGCAGTACGAGGCCGTGGCGCAGGGCGCCTCTCTCAAGCTGGTGCGGCGCCCCCGCTGGTGGATCGGCGGGGCGATCGGGTTCACCGGGGCCTGCCTGCACGCCGTGGCGCTGAGCCTGGCGCCGCTGGTCGCCGTGCAGCCGATCAGCGTGGCCACGCTCGTGTTCGCGGTGCCGCTGGCCGCGTTCATGTACGGGCGCCGGCCGTACCGGGCGGAGATCCTGGGGTCGGTCGCCGTGGCCGTGGGGCTGCTCTGGCTCATGCTGCTGGTGCCGTCCCACAACGTCACGCCGCGCCTGAGCGACGGCGCCGCACTCGGCTTCGTCGGCGTGATCGGCGTGATCGTGCTGGTCGCGCAGCTCCTCGCCAACCGGCTGCACGGGCCCGGCCGGGCGCTGCTGCTCGCCGTGGGGGCGGGCGCCACGACGGCGAGCGTGTCCACGTTCGTCCGCGTGGTGGGCGGCGGCCTGGAGGGTGACCTCGGGAGGCTGCTGCACTGGTTCACCCTCGCCGTGCCGGTGCTGCTGGTCTGCGCGGTGGTGCTGCTGCAGCGCTCCTACGCGGTCGGCTACTTCGGCATCGCCTACGCGGGCGTCCAGGTCATCGACCCGATCACCTCCGTGCTGGCCGGCGCCATCCTGCTGGGCGAGCCCCTGCCTGCGAGCCCGTCCACGGCCGTTCCCGCGCTGCTCGCCGGGGCGCTCACCATCGGCGGCACGATCACGCTGGGCCGGCTGGCTCCCGACCATTCGCAGCCGAAGCCGGTGGACGCCACCCCAGCACCTCGTCCATTGAGCGCAACATCAGATCGGGCCTGA